The sequence TCAACGAGCTGCGCGAGCGCGCCCACGCCGCGGTGAGCGAGCTCCTCCGCTCGATCGGCGGTCGCGTCGAAGCGCCGGCCGGCGCCGCGGCCGCATCGGAGGCGCGGGCGAGCGGCGCCCGGACCGAGCAGGCGTCCGGCTGACGGGCGGACGCGCCGGCGGGGGTGGATCAATCGCAGAGGCTGGGGAGCGCGTCGATCTCGGCGAACAGCTCGTCGTAGCCGTCGATGCGACGGCCCCCGTGCGACTCATCGTCGAACCGATAGAACACGCGCTGCGCGAGCGGCATCACGCCGGCGTTGTCGTAGGCCTCGGCGTCGGTCGCCGTGTTGCCGAAGGCCCACGCGGGCATCATCTCCCTTCCGTCGAACAGCCGCTCCAGCTCCGCTGTCTTGTACTCCACGGCGCGGTCGCCCACCGCGCCGGTCAGGCTCAGCGTGGTGTGCACGATGCCAGGCGGGAAGCCGTACGCCTCGAGGAAGTCGCGCGTGCGCTGGACGAGCCACTCCGGCCGCGCGGTCAGGTACATCGGGCGGTAGCCCTTCGACGTGAGCCGGTGGAACGCCGCCGCGGCGTGCGCGTGCACGTCGGGCAGCTCGCCGAGGAGGAGCGAGGTGAACTCCTCGGTCTCCGTGCCGGTGAGCGTCCCATCGACGTCGCTGACGAACACCGGGGCGCCCCGCTGGACGACCTCGATGAAGAGGTCGGTGCTCGAGAGGTCGCCGCGGACGACCAGGTGGACCCGGTGCCGGCCCGGACCGAGCCGCTGCGCCGCGGGGATCTCGAAATAGACGCGGCCGCCGTCATCGCTGACGCCCTCGACCGCGCGGTGCGCCGAGTCCGCTTCCGTCGTGGTCGCCGAGCCGAGGCGCTCCCACGCGCCGCCGCAGCCGCGGAGCAGATAGATGTCGACCCGCTCATCCTTCAGGTCCTTGTCCGTGATCCCGTAGGCGAACTTTCCGATGATCCACTGCGGGTCATCGGGCGTCAGGTAGAGATCGCGTCCGCGGTGGTTGGGGCTCCCAGCACCGGCGATGAGGTACGAGGACGGGTGGTTCCACGCGAGCTCCTCGCCCGGATCCGGCGGCGGCGCATCGCACGCCGGAGGTGGGTTGCAGAAGGCCCCCGGCGCCCCGTCGCCGCTCGAACCGCCGTCCTCGCCGCTCGGTGCGCCGCCGCCGCCATCGCCCTTGCCCCCGCCGCCATCGCTCTGGCCCCCACCGCTGTTCTCGCCGTCGCCATCGCCGCCCCGGCCATCGCCATCGCCGCCCTGGCCACCGCCCCCGTCGCCGCTCGGCGCCCACTCGAGCGTCGCGTCGGCCGATCCGCAGCCGATCGCGAGCACTGTTGTCGCCATGACAAGTAGGTTCCTGGTCTGCATCGGGCCCGAGTGTGACCGAGTCGCCCCCATTCGAACAGCGACCTCAGGTCGTCGATGGCCCCGCTGTGGACCGCGCTCGCCCCTTGCGTGCTGGCCTGACTCGGGGCAATCGTAGCTGCCCTAACGATGCCCAAGCCCGACCCGAAGGCCCTGCTCCGCCACGCCGGTGACTATCTCAAGGCGCACCCCGAGGAGATCGCGAGGGCGCTGCGCGGCGCGCTCCGCCTGCGGTTCGGCGTCCCGATCGATGCGCTGCGCTATCTGGCGAGAGAGCTCAGCGGCGGCAAGCGCGCGCCGAAGGACATCGTGATCGAGGCCGCGCCCCCGGGCCTGCGCCTCGCGCTGACGGTGAAGGTCATGGGCGCCCCGATCCGGGCCTCGTTCACGGCCTTCGCCGAGGAGCTCGACGTGCGCGCGGACGCGATCCAGGTCGGCCTGCGGATCGCCGACCTCAAGCTGCAGGTGATGGGCGACGAGGCCTCGCCGATCGCCGGGCTGATCGGCTCGGGGGCGATCGACCTGAACAAGCCGGGCGATCTCGTCTCCTTCATGCCCAAGCGGCCCGCCGCGCTGATCGACGCGAAGGATGACAGGATTACCCTGGATCTCCTCAAAATCCCGGCCCTCGGCGGGAATCCGACGGTCGCGCGGGCGCTGCGCATCTGCGCGCCGGTGCTCGGTGTCCGTGCGCTCAAGACCAAGGATGACCACCTGGACGTGCACCTCAAGGCCACCCCCTCCGGGGTCGCCGCCGCGATCGCCGCGGTGCGCGCGGGCGTCTGATGCTCTTTCCGCTGGGGGCCGTCGCCCGCTAGACTTCTCCGTGCATGTCTCGGCTCCCCGAGCCCGCGCCGGCTGCGCTCTCGCTTCAGTTCCTTGCAGAGATCGCGTCCGGGGCCACCACCCGCGTTGATCTCTGCAGGTCGGCAGGTCCGCACCGGCCTGGGGAGCTGCTCGCCGTCAAGCGGCTGCACCCGCACTTCGCCGAGGATCAGAACGTCTCCACCCGGTTCCTCGACGAGGTGCGCACGACCGCGGCGCTCAAGCACCCGAACGTGGTCGAGGTCGCGGGCTGGGGGACGGACGAGCAGGGATGGTACTTCGCCGTCGAGCTCGTGCAGGGCGTGAGCCTCGCGCGGCTCATGAAGACCGTCTTCGACACGGGCGAGATGTTCTCCGAGCGGCTCGTCGTCCACGTCGGCGCGACGCTCTGCCGCGGGCTCAGCGCGGCGCACGAGCTCCGCTCGCCAGGCGGCGCGCTGCTCAACCTCGTGCACCGCGATCTGACGCCGGGCAACGTGCTCGTCGGCTTCCAGGGCGAGGTGAAGATCGCCGATTTCGGGCTCGCCAAATCGTCGCTCCGCGTGATGACGACGGCCGTCGGGGCGCGCCGCCGCGTGACGACGTACATGGCGCCGGAGCAGGCCCGCGGGGGCGCCGCCGACAAGCGCTCCGACCTGTTCTCGCTCGGCGTCGTGCTGTTCGAGCTCTTCACCGGCAAGCACCCGTGGCCGTCGACGAGCGACTACGAGCTCCTGCGGAGCATGTCGACGCAGCCGGCGGCCGATCTCCGGGAGCTCCGGCCGAAGATCGACAAGGAGCTCGTGTCGATCGTGATGCGCTGTCTCGAGAGGGACCCGCCGTCGCGCTTCCAGAGCGCGGACGAGATCCTCGCTCGGCTGGAGGGCTGGCTGCACAGCCACGGGTACCACGAGGGCAACGAGGAGGCGCTCGGGCGCTTCGTGCGGCGCAACGCGATGAGGCAGATGCGCTGGTTCGAGCGCGCCGTCTCCGGCGGCTTCGCCGGGGTCGCCAAGGCGCCGCGCCCCTCGCTCTCGACGGCGCGGGCGATCCCGCGCCGGCCATCGGCCGATCCGCGGGGCAGGGGGGCGAGCGCCCCCGGACGGCAGCGCGGCGACGGGGGGGCGCGCGCTCAGGCCGACGACGCGACCGACATCGAGGCGCGCCGCGGGACGCTGTCCCATTCGCCGACCGGCCTCACGCCGAGCGACGTGGACGCCGCGGACGACGATCTGGGCCGGCGTGGTGCCATGGCCTCCGAGACGGCCGACGAGGCGACGGTCGTCGTCGGCAGCAACGGCA is a genomic window of Sorangium aterium containing:
- a CDS encoding lipin/Ned1/Smp2 family protein, with product MATTVLAIGCGSADATLEWAPSGDGGGGQGGDGDGRGGDGDGENSGGGQSDGGGGKGDGGGGAPSGEDGGSSGDGAPGAFCNPPPACDAPPPDPGEELAWNHPSSYLIAGAGSPNHRGRDLYLTPDDPQWIIGKFAYGITDKDLKDERVDIYLLRGCGGAWERLGSATTTEADSAHRAVEGVSDDGGRVYFEIPAAQRLGPGRHRVHLVVRGDLSSTDLFIEVVQRGAPVFVSDVDGTLTGTETEEFTSLLLGELPDVHAHAAAAFHRLTSKGYRPMYLTARPEWLVQRTRDFLEAYGFPPGIVHTTLSLTGAVGDRAVEYKTAELERLFDGREMMPAWAFGNTATDAEAYDNAGVMPLAQRVFYRFDDESHGGRRIDGYDELFAEIDALPSLCD
- a CDS encoding serine/threonine-protein kinase translates to MSRLPEPAPAALSLQFLAEIASGATTRVDLCRSAGPHRPGELLAVKRLHPHFAEDQNVSTRFLDEVRTTAALKHPNVVEVAGWGTDEQGWYFAVELVQGVSLARLMKTVFDTGEMFSERLVVHVGATLCRGLSAAHELRSPGGALLNLVHRDLTPGNVLVGFQGEVKIADFGLAKSSLRVMTTAVGARRRVTTYMAPEQARGGAADKRSDLFSLGVVLFELFTGKHPWPSTSDYELLRSMSTQPAADLRELRPKIDKELVSIVMRCLERDPPSRFQSADEILARLEGWLHSHGYHEGNEEALGRFVRRNAMRQMRWFERAVSGGFAGVAKAPRPSLSTARAIPRRPSADPRGRGASAPGRQRGDGGARAQADDATDIEARRGTLSHSPTGLTPSDVDAADDDLGRRGAMASETADEATVVVGSNGRGRADPGSSSSGGGRRRSSLPSYGSITERDSEPLPMFGNEPRATPGNEATPSISRVAAFAVDHDADTPLTAQGAPGGARPLHAEVDRLTTEALRLREEARFAVAHAERKLALAKVAAHLSEMATEALRLSASAAPERASHRLDEALALERAMHKVMSTPLTLAPETTALPVAWGNEQRSILAQLGLEHLAPPATSRPSDFGAPPHRLTPAPGDASAAQQLMATGPARSDAAGVPSAALAVRGDAAGDAIGPPTAADADAFQASLRPMLLGVPRALALAVAAAAFMAFVLLAWFYS